A stretch of Polypterus senegalus isolate Bchr_013 chromosome 3, ASM1683550v1, whole genome shotgun sequence DNA encodes these proteins:
- the hint3 gene encoding histidine triad nucleotide-binding protein 3, producing MAATEGVDSVSTSVVSRRETYDSKCIFCKIVAQEINTELLYLDEELVCFKDIKPGAPYHFLVVPADHVGNCKTLTREHIPLVKKMVEVGKKMLHQNNVTDPNDIRLGFHWPPFCSVAHLHLHVLAPVSQMGFMSRLFYRINSYWFVTADQLIEKLNALPDEIR from the exons ATGGCTGCAACAGAAGGTGTGGATAGTGTTTCGACGAGCGTTGTGTCCCGACGGGAAACATACGATagtaaatgcatattttgtaaaattgtgGCCCAGGAGATCAACACCGAATTGTTGTATCTT gaTGAAGAATTGGTGTGTTTTAAAGACATCAAGCCAGGAGCCCCTTATCACTTTTTGGTTGTCCCAGCTGACCATGTAGGTAACTGTAAGACACTCACACGTGAACACATACCATTAG TGAAAAAAATGGTGGAAGTTGGAAAAAAGATGCTGCACCAGAACAATGTTACTGATCCTAATGATATCAG GTTGGGTTTCCACTGGCCCCCATTCTGCTCTGTAGCTCATTTGCATCTCCATGTTTTAGCTCCTGTGAGCCAGATGGGATTCATGTCCAGATTGTTTTATAGAATAAACTCTTATTGGTTTGTCACA gCTGATCAGCTCATAGAAAAGCTAAATGCTCTTCCTGATGAAATCagataa
- the si:dkey-29b11.3 gene encoding actin-binding Rho-activating protein-like: MEKEDNTEGEDSRMSADFGTVEELKQSWQKWVNDRAAYQEHNPFSNNRAMTVQFKKEEEGYGKPREGSETERRGMEAHTHVGKEVEELCQIIASIGETGEDGKIKVTFGKLFEKYVTISNKLVGVLMRARKHGRIAFEGEMLWQRRDDHVVITLLQ; this comes from the coding sequence ATGGAGAAAGAGGATAATACAGAAGGGGAGGACAGTAGAATGTCTGCTGATTTCGGCACCGTTGAAGAGCTGAAACAGAGCTGGCAGAAGTGGGTTAATGATCGTGCCGCATATCAGGAACACAATCCTTTCAGCAACAATAGGGCGATGACAGTGCAAttcaagaaagaagaagagggttATGGGAAACCCAGGGAAGGATCAGAAACAGAACGCAGAGGAATGGAAGCCCACACACATGTTGGAAAAGAAGTAGAGGAACTGTGCCAGATCATTGCCAGCATTGGAGAAACTGGAGAGGATGGAAAAATCAAGGTGACCTTTGGCAAACTCTTTGAGAAATATGTGACCATTTCTAATAAGCTGGTTGGAGTTTTGATGAGGGCCAGGAAGCATGGACGGATAGCCTTTGAAGGGGAGATGCTTTGGCAGAGAAGAGACGATCATGTGGTTATAACTTTGCTACAGTGA